A DNA window from Vigna unguiculata cultivar IT97K-499-35 chromosome 10, ASM411807v1, whole genome shotgun sequence contains the following coding sequences:
- the LOC114167155 gene encoding uncharacterized protein LOC114167155 isoform X2 has translation MGEHEGWAQPPSGLLPNGLLPNEAASVIQVLDSERWLKAEQRTAELIACIQPNPPSEERRNAVADYVQRLIMKCFPCQVFTFGSVPLKTYLPDGDIDLTAFSKNQNLKETWAHQVRDMLENEEKNENAEFHVKEVQYIQAEVKIIKCLVENIVVDISFNQLGGLCTLCFLEEVDNLINQNHLFKRSIILIKAWCYYESRILGAHHGLISTYALETLVLYIFHVYNNSFAGPLEVLYRFLEFFSKFDWDNFCVSLWGPVPIGSLPDVTAEPPRKDGGDLLLSKLFLDACSSVYAVFPGGQENQGQPFVSKHFNVIDPLRVNNNLGRSVSKGNFFRIRSAFAFGAKRLARLLDCPEEELFSEVNQFFLNTWDRHGSGERPDVPTVDLQRLSLSSHDQLQRSDNLRNNNHKIDNASNHESTEGEHVSQSVLSQYSNLLSGKTSGSVVSAVSHTQNEKSYGSQNNSRTFDQVRRETNSNQGTHFDKGQRNVKADNLVGDVQGRFLFARTRSSPELTDSYGDVPIQGRHTKATESNKGQSSFVKLENSRRKNVEPDAAVRMDESSVRHISSHRVLENAADSNSNHDESSSGVMGEEFAPISGAGGMQMMQQEEQDFLNMMASPTAQGFSGQNHVPMNIAPGHLPFHFPPSILASMGYTQRNTGNIPFIEAPWGANMQFPQGFIPPLTPYFPGIGMASNPQDLLETNHENFNSVEANVTEADDYWHEQERSSASEVEVDNGNLEMPQEDRQQSTSGSYNSALPSRVGSSNSNSSAGVQQKFTKENRGSTREEHIDNFHFQDGRRNEVYFDDRTAISELSGAPPSSSFRSRTPSESSWDGSSVKSSKSTRERRGRKNAPSVPSQNPVYGKGKNVSENSSNRVDDESREWTPLSTVASDMPERGTWPTSGTSIQVPRNQISSFETAQTSGPDSPIPIAPVVIGPGSRQRAVDNSGVLPFTFYPTGPPVPFVTMLPLYNFPTESSDTSTSNFNVEEGADNSDSSQNFDSSEGYEHPEVSSPSNSMARVAMESSEHKPDILNSDFVSHWQNLQYGRFCQNTRHPPSMIYPSPVMVPPVYLQGRYPWDGPGRPISGNMNIFSQLMSYGPRLVPVAPLQSVSNRPTNIYQRYVDDMPRYRSGTGTYLPNPVSPRDRHSTTTRRGNYNYDRSDHHGDREGNWNTNSKLRGTGRGHNRNQMEKSNSKPERLSTNESRAERPWSSHRHDTFIPHQNGPVRSNSSQSNSSNATYGMYPIPAMNPSGVSSNGPMQSVVMFYPFDHNAGFVPAEQLEFGTLGPMGFSGVNELSQVNEGSQSSGAHEEQRFRGGHTQRSSPDQPSSPHVSRGP, from the exons ATGGGAGAACATGAAGGGTGGGCACAGCCACCAAGTGGGCTATTGCCAAATGGTTTGTTGCCCAATGAAGCTGCCTCCGTGATACAGGTGCTTGACTCGGAGCGGTGGTTGAAAGCCGAGCAAAGGACTGCAGAGCTTATTGCCTGCATTCAGCCTAATCCACCCTCTGAGGAGCGCCGAAATGCGGTTGCTGACTATGTCCAACGGCTGATCATGAAGTGCTTCCCTTGCCAG GTGTTCACTTTTGGGTCGGTTCCCCTCAAAACTTATTTGCCTGATGGAGATATTGACTTAACAGCATTCAGTAAGAATCAAAATCTGAAGGAGACATGGGCACATCAAGTTCGTGACATGCTGGAGAATGAGGAGAAGAATGAGAATGCAGAGTTTCATGTCAAGGAAGTTCAGTACATCCAGGCCGAA gtaaaaattataaagtgtCTTGTTGAGAATATTGTAGTAGACATTTCATTTAACCAGCTTGGAGGTTTGTGTACCCTGTGTTTTCTTGAGGAG GTTGATAATCTGATTAATCAAAATCATTTATTCAAGCGTAGTATTATCCTGATAAAGGCTTGGTGTTACTACGAGAGTCGAATACTTGGTGCCCACCATGGACTTATCTCAACTTATGCTTTAGAGACCTTGGTTCTTTACATTTTTCATGTTTACAACAATTCTTTTGCTGGACCACTTGAG GTGTTGTATCGATTTTTGGAATTCTTTAGTAAGTTTGACTGGGATAATTTCTGTGTAAGTCTATGGGGCCCAGTACCTATTGGTTCACTCCCAGATGTGACAG CTGAACCTCCTCGAAAAGATGGTGGAGATTTACTACTCAGCAAGTTATTTCTCGATGCCTGTAGCTCAGTTTATGCTGTTTTCCCTGGTGGCCAAGAAAATCAGGGGCAACCATTTGTCTCCAAGCATTTCAATGTTATTGATCCTTTGCGTGTCAACAATAACCTTGGTCGTAGTGTCAGCAAAG GTAATTTCTTTAGGATACGCAGTGCCTTTGCATTTGGGGCAAAAAGGCTAGCTAGATTACTTGATTGCCCCGAGGAGGAATTATTTTCTGAGGTGAATCAGTTCTTTTTGAACACTTGGGACAGACATGGAAGTGGGGAAAGGCCTGATGTTCCAACCGTTGACTTACAGCGTTTGAGTTTATCCAGTCATGACCAATTACAGAGGTCTGACAATCTCCGGAACAATAACCATAAAATTGATAATGCCTCTAATCATGAATCTACTGAAGGCGAACATGTTTCACAAAGTGTTCTATCTCAGTATAGTAATTTATTATCTGGAAAGACATCTGGAAGTGTTGTTTCTGCAGTGTCACATACTCAGAATGAAAAGAGTTATGGAAGCCAAAATAATTCAAGGACCTTTGATCAGGTTAGGCGGGAAACTAATTCTAATCAAGGTACTCATTTTGATAAAGGTCAGAGAAATGTTAAAGCTGATAACCTAGTGGGTGATGTTCAGGGAAGGTTCCTGTTTGCCAGGACACGTTCTAGCCCTGAGCTAACAGACTCATATGGTGATGTTCCTATCCAAGGAAGACATACAAAAGCAACAGAAAGTAATAAAGGCCAGAGTTCCTTTGTGAAGTTGGAAAATAGTCGAAGGAAGAATGTTGAACCTGATGCAGCTGTTAGAATGGATGAGTCATCTGTAAGGCACATCTCATCTCATCGAGTTCTTGAAAATGCCGCTGATTCAAACAGTAATCATGATGAGTCAAGCTCAGGTGTAATGGGAGAAGAGTTTGCACCTATTTCTGGTGCAGGTGGAATGCAGATGATGCAACAAGAGGAGCAGGACTTTTTGAATATGATGGCATCTCCCACAGCTCAGGGTTTCAGCGGTCAGAATCATGTGCCTATGAATATTGCACCTGGTCACCTACCATTTCACTTTCCACCTTCCATTCTTGCGTCGATGGGATATACTCAGAGAAACACGGGTAACATTCCCTTTATCGAGGCTCCTTGGGGTGCAAATATGCAATTTCCTCAAGGTTTCATCCCCCCTTTGACTCCTTATTTTCCCGGCATAGGAATGGCCTCAAATCCTCAAGATTTACTTGAAACTAACCATGAAAATTTCAATTCAGTTGAGGCGAATGTAACAGAAGCTGATGATTATTGGCATGAACAGGAAAGGAGTTCTGCAAGTGAGGTTGAAGTTGATAATGGAAATCTTGAAATGCCCCAAGAAGATAGGCAACAGTCTACTTCAGGTAGTTACAACTCTGCCCTGCCATCTCGGGTAGGCAGCTCCAACAGTAACAGTTCTGCTGGAGTTCAGCAGAAGTTTACTAAAGAAAACCGAGGGTCAACCAGAGAAGAGCATATTGACAATTTTCATTTCCAAGATGGCCGAAGAAATGAGGTTTATTTTGATGATAGAACAGCAATTTCGGAGTTATCCGGTGCACCTCCTTCGAGCTCCTTCAGGAGTAGGACCCCTTCTGAAAGCTCCTGGGATGGATCATCAGTCAAATCCTCAAAATCAACGAGGGAGAGAAGGGGGAGGAAAAACGCTCCCTCAGTGCCATCTCAAAATCCTGTTTATGGGAAGGGTAAGAATGTTTCGGAAAATTCATCTAACCGAGTGGATGATGAAAGCAGAGAGTGGACTCCTTTGTCAACGGTGGCATCTGACATGCCAGAAAGAGGCACTTGGCCCACATCTGGTACTTCCATACAAGTTCCAAGGAATCAAATATCTAGTTTTGAAACTGCTCAGACTAGTGGACCAGATTCTCCAATACCTATAGCTCCAGTGGTTATAGGTCCTGGTTCTCGCCAAAGAGCAGTTGATAATTCTGGGGTTCTTCCGTTTACATTCTATCCTACTGGGCCACCTGTTCCCTTTGTCACCATGCTTCCTTTATATAATTTTCCAACCGAGTCTTCTGACACTTCAACAAGCAACTTCAATGTGGAAGAAGGGGCAGATAACAGTGATTCAAGTCAGAATTTTGATTCATCTGAAGGATATGAACACCCTGAGGTGTCAAGCCCTTCCAATTCTATGGCAAGGGTGGCTATGGAGTCATCAGAGCACAAACCTGACATTCTTAATAGTGACTTTGTTAGTCACTGGCAAAATTTGCAATATGGCCGATTTTGTCAAAACACGCGTCATCCGCCTTCAATGATCTATCCTTCACCTGTTATGGTGCCTCCTGTTTATTTGCAGGGTCGATATCCTTGGGATGGTCCTGGAAGACCTATTTCTGGTAACATGAATATTTTTAGTCAGCTTATGAGCTATGGGCCACGTTTGGTTCCTGTTGCTCCTCTCCAGTCAGTTTCTAATAGACCTACCAATATTTACCAACGTTATGTAGATGATATGCCACGTTATAGAAGTGGTACTGGAACCTACCTACCAAATCCG GTGTCTCCTCGGGATCGACATTCAACAACTACCAGAAGGGGAAATTACAATTATGATAGAAGTGACCATCATGGTGATAGAGAAGGGAATTGGAATACTAACTCAAAATTGCGAGGAACTGGACGTGGCCATAATCGCAACCAAATGGAAAAGTCCAACTCAAAGCCAGAGCGGTTGTCTACAAATGAGAGCCGCGCGGAGAGACCATGGAGTTCACATAGGCATGACACCTTCATTCCTCACCAGAATGGTCCAGTCCGCTCAAATTCCTCACAGAGTAATTCTTCCAATGCAACTTATGGAATGTATCCTATACCGGCCATGAACCCAAGTGGTGTCTCATCAAATGGTCCAATGCAATCTGTTGTAATGTTTTATCCTTTTGATCATAATGCTGGCTTCGTACCAGCAGAGCAGCTTGAGTTTGGGACTTTGGGACCAATGGGGTTCTCAGGTGTCAATGAACTGTCACAGGTAAATGAGGGAAGTCAATCTAGTGGTGCACATGAAGAAcaaaggtttcgtggtggtcaCACCCAACGATCTTCACCAGATCAACCCTCCTCACCTCATGTCTCGAG GGGCCCCTGA
- the LOC114167155 gene encoding uncharacterized protein LOC114167155 isoform X1, whose amino-acid sequence MGEHEGWAQPPSGLLPNGLLPNEAASVIQVLDSERWLKAEQRTAELIACIQPNPPSEERRNAVADYVQRLIMKCFPCQVFTFGSVPLKTYLPDGDIDLTAFSKNQNLKETWAHQVRDMLENEEKNENAEFHVKEVQYIQAEVKIIKCLVENIVVDISFNQLGGLCTLCFLEEVDNLINQNHLFKRSIILIKAWCYYESRILGAHHGLISTYALETLVLYIFHVYNNSFAGPLEVLYRFLEFFSKFDWDNFCVSLWGPVPIGSLPDVTAEPPRKDGGDLLLSKLFLDACSSVYAVFPGGQENQGQPFVSKHFNVIDPLRVNNNLGRSVSKGNFFRIRSAFAFGAKRLARLLDCPEEELFSEVNQFFLNTWDRHGSGERPDVPTVDLQRLSLSSHDQLQRSDNLRNNNHKIDNASNHESTEGEHVSQSVLSQYSNLLSGKTSGSVVSAVSHTQNEKSYGSQNNSRTFDQVRRETNSNQGTHFDKGQRNVKADNLVGDVQGRFLFARTRSSPELTDSYGDVPIQGRHTKATESNKGQSSFVKLENSRRKNVEPDAAVRMDESSVRHISSHRVLENAADSNSNHDESSSGVMGEEFAPISGAGGMQMMQQEEQDFLNMMASPTAQGFSGQNHVPMNIAPGHLPFHFPPSILASMGYTQRNTGNIPFIEAPWGANMQFPQGFIPPLTPYFPGIGMASNPQDLLETNHENFNSVEANVTEADDYWHEQERSSASEVEVDNGNLEMPQEDRQQSTSGSYNSALPSRVGSSNSNSSAGVQQKFTKENRGSTREEHIDNFHFQDGRRNEVYFDDRTAISELSGAPPSSSFRSRTPSESSWDGSSVKSSKSTRERRGRKNAPSVPSQNPVYGKGKNVSENSSNRVDDESREWTPLSTVASDMPERGTWPTSGTSIQVPRNQISSFETAQTSGPDSPIPIAPVVIGPGSRQRAVDNSGVLPFTFYPTGPPVPFVTMLPLYNFPTESSDTSTSNFNVEEGADNSDSSQNFDSSEGYEHPEVSSPSNSMARVAMESSEHKPDILNSDFVSHWQNLQYGRFCQNTRHPPSMIYPSPVMVPPVYLQGRYPWDGPGRPISGNMNIFSQLMSYGPRLVPVAPLQSVSNRPTNIYQRYVDDMPRYRSGTGTYLPNPKVSPRDRHSTTTRRGNYNYDRSDHHGDREGNWNTNSKLRGTGRGHNRNQMEKSNSKPERLSTNESRAERPWSSHRHDTFIPHQNGPVRSNSSQSNSSNATYGMYPIPAMNPSGVSSNGPMQSVVMFYPFDHNAGFVPAEQLEFGTLGPMGFSGVNELSQVNEGSQSSGAHEEQRFRGGHTQRSSPDQPSSPHVSRGP is encoded by the exons ATGGGAGAACATGAAGGGTGGGCACAGCCACCAAGTGGGCTATTGCCAAATGGTTTGTTGCCCAATGAAGCTGCCTCCGTGATACAGGTGCTTGACTCGGAGCGGTGGTTGAAAGCCGAGCAAAGGACTGCAGAGCTTATTGCCTGCATTCAGCCTAATCCACCCTCTGAGGAGCGCCGAAATGCGGTTGCTGACTATGTCCAACGGCTGATCATGAAGTGCTTCCCTTGCCAG GTGTTCACTTTTGGGTCGGTTCCCCTCAAAACTTATTTGCCTGATGGAGATATTGACTTAACAGCATTCAGTAAGAATCAAAATCTGAAGGAGACATGGGCACATCAAGTTCGTGACATGCTGGAGAATGAGGAGAAGAATGAGAATGCAGAGTTTCATGTCAAGGAAGTTCAGTACATCCAGGCCGAA gtaaaaattataaagtgtCTTGTTGAGAATATTGTAGTAGACATTTCATTTAACCAGCTTGGAGGTTTGTGTACCCTGTGTTTTCTTGAGGAG GTTGATAATCTGATTAATCAAAATCATTTATTCAAGCGTAGTATTATCCTGATAAAGGCTTGGTGTTACTACGAGAGTCGAATACTTGGTGCCCACCATGGACTTATCTCAACTTATGCTTTAGAGACCTTGGTTCTTTACATTTTTCATGTTTACAACAATTCTTTTGCTGGACCACTTGAG GTGTTGTATCGATTTTTGGAATTCTTTAGTAAGTTTGACTGGGATAATTTCTGTGTAAGTCTATGGGGCCCAGTACCTATTGGTTCACTCCCAGATGTGACAG CTGAACCTCCTCGAAAAGATGGTGGAGATTTACTACTCAGCAAGTTATTTCTCGATGCCTGTAGCTCAGTTTATGCTGTTTTCCCTGGTGGCCAAGAAAATCAGGGGCAACCATTTGTCTCCAAGCATTTCAATGTTATTGATCCTTTGCGTGTCAACAATAACCTTGGTCGTAGTGTCAGCAAAG GTAATTTCTTTAGGATACGCAGTGCCTTTGCATTTGGGGCAAAAAGGCTAGCTAGATTACTTGATTGCCCCGAGGAGGAATTATTTTCTGAGGTGAATCAGTTCTTTTTGAACACTTGGGACAGACATGGAAGTGGGGAAAGGCCTGATGTTCCAACCGTTGACTTACAGCGTTTGAGTTTATCCAGTCATGACCAATTACAGAGGTCTGACAATCTCCGGAACAATAACCATAAAATTGATAATGCCTCTAATCATGAATCTACTGAAGGCGAACATGTTTCACAAAGTGTTCTATCTCAGTATAGTAATTTATTATCTGGAAAGACATCTGGAAGTGTTGTTTCTGCAGTGTCACATACTCAGAATGAAAAGAGTTATGGAAGCCAAAATAATTCAAGGACCTTTGATCAGGTTAGGCGGGAAACTAATTCTAATCAAGGTACTCATTTTGATAAAGGTCAGAGAAATGTTAAAGCTGATAACCTAGTGGGTGATGTTCAGGGAAGGTTCCTGTTTGCCAGGACACGTTCTAGCCCTGAGCTAACAGACTCATATGGTGATGTTCCTATCCAAGGAAGACATACAAAAGCAACAGAAAGTAATAAAGGCCAGAGTTCCTTTGTGAAGTTGGAAAATAGTCGAAGGAAGAATGTTGAACCTGATGCAGCTGTTAGAATGGATGAGTCATCTGTAAGGCACATCTCATCTCATCGAGTTCTTGAAAATGCCGCTGATTCAAACAGTAATCATGATGAGTCAAGCTCAGGTGTAATGGGAGAAGAGTTTGCACCTATTTCTGGTGCAGGTGGAATGCAGATGATGCAACAAGAGGAGCAGGACTTTTTGAATATGATGGCATCTCCCACAGCTCAGGGTTTCAGCGGTCAGAATCATGTGCCTATGAATATTGCACCTGGTCACCTACCATTTCACTTTCCACCTTCCATTCTTGCGTCGATGGGATATACTCAGAGAAACACGGGTAACATTCCCTTTATCGAGGCTCCTTGGGGTGCAAATATGCAATTTCCTCAAGGTTTCATCCCCCCTTTGACTCCTTATTTTCCCGGCATAGGAATGGCCTCAAATCCTCAAGATTTACTTGAAACTAACCATGAAAATTTCAATTCAGTTGAGGCGAATGTAACAGAAGCTGATGATTATTGGCATGAACAGGAAAGGAGTTCTGCAAGTGAGGTTGAAGTTGATAATGGAAATCTTGAAATGCCCCAAGAAGATAGGCAACAGTCTACTTCAGGTAGTTACAACTCTGCCCTGCCATCTCGGGTAGGCAGCTCCAACAGTAACAGTTCTGCTGGAGTTCAGCAGAAGTTTACTAAAGAAAACCGAGGGTCAACCAGAGAAGAGCATATTGACAATTTTCATTTCCAAGATGGCCGAAGAAATGAGGTTTATTTTGATGATAGAACAGCAATTTCGGAGTTATCCGGTGCACCTCCTTCGAGCTCCTTCAGGAGTAGGACCCCTTCTGAAAGCTCCTGGGATGGATCATCAGTCAAATCCTCAAAATCAACGAGGGAGAGAAGGGGGAGGAAAAACGCTCCCTCAGTGCCATCTCAAAATCCTGTTTATGGGAAGGGTAAGAATGTTTCGGAAAATTCATCTAACCGAGTGGATGATGAAAGCAGAGAGTGGACTCCTTTGTCAACGGTGGCATCTGACATGCCAGAAAGAGGCACTTGGCCCACATCTGGTACTTCCATACAAGTTCCAAGGAATCAAATATCTAGTTTTGAAACTGCTCAGACTAGTGGACCAGATTCTCCAATACCTATAGCTCCAGTGGTTATAGGTCCTGGTTCTCGCCAAAGAGCAGTTGATAATTCTGGGGTTCTTCCGTTTACATTCTATCCTACTGGGCCACCTGTTCCCTTTGTCACCATGCTTCCTTTATATAATTTTCCAACCGAGTCTTCTGACACTTCAACAAGCAACTTCAATGTGGAAGAAGGGGCAGATAACAGTGATTCAAGTCAGAATTTTGATTCATCTGAAGGATATGAACACCCTGAGGTGTCAAGCCCTTCCAATTCTATGGCAAGGGTGGCTATGGAGTCATCAGAGCACAAACCTGACATTCTTAATAGTGACTTTGTTAGTCACTGGCAAAATTTGCAATATGGCCGATTTTGTCAAAACACGCGTCATCCGCCTTCAATGATCTATCCTTCACCTGTTATGGTGCCTCCTGTTTATTTGCAGGGTCGATATCCTTGGGATGGTCCTGGAAGACCTATTTCTGGTAACATGAATATTTTTAGTCAGCTTATGAGCTATGGGCCACGTTTGGTTCCTGTTGCTCCTCTCCAGTCAGTTTCTAATAGACCTACCAATATTTACCAACGTTATGTAGATGATATGCCACGTTATAGAAGTGGTACTGGAACCTACCTACCAAATCCG AAGGTGTCTCCTCGGGATCGACATTCAACAACTACCAGAAGGGGAAATTACAATTATGATAGAAGTGACCATCATGGTGATAGAGAAGGGAATTGGAATACTAACTCAAAATTGCGAGGAACTGGACGTGGCCATAATCGCAACCAAATGGAAAAGTCCAACTCAAAGCCAGAGCGGTTGTCTACAAATGAGAGCCGCGCGGAGAGACCATGGAGTTCACATAGGCATGACACCTTCATTCCTCACCAGAATGGTCCAGTCCGCTCAAATTCCTCACAGAGTAATTCTTCCAATGCAACTTATGGAATGTATCCTATACCGGCCATGAACCCAAGTGGTGTCTCATCAAATGGTCCAATGCAATCTGTTGTAATGTTTTATCCTTTTGATCATAATGCTGGCTTCGTACCAGCAGAGCAGCTTGAGTTTGGGACTTTGGGACCAATGGGGTTCTCAGGTGTCAATGAACTGTCACAGGTAAATGAGGGAAGTCAATCTAGTGGTGCACATGAAGAAcaaaggtttcgtggtggtcaCACCCAACGATCTTCACCAGATCAACCCTCCTCACCTCATGTCTCGAG GGGCCCCTGA